In Afipia sp. GAS231, a single window of DNA contains:
- the tsf gene encoding translation elongation factor Ts: protein MATISAGMVKELRESTGAGMMDCKAALTETAGDMTAAQDWLRKKGLSKAAKKAGRVAAEGLIGAVTSGTKGVVVEVNSETDFVARNEQFQGLVKMVAQVALKTGADVEAIKAAKVGDVTVEIAISDAIATIGENMSLRRAALLEVGKGVVASYVHGAVIDGAGKMGVLVALESPGKTDELAALGRQLAMHVAATNPLALDPAGLDPVTVKREKDVLADKYRQQGKAENLIEKIVESGLKTYYKEVCLLEQAFIHDTGKSVAQAVKEAEGKVGGPVKITGFVRYALGEGIEKQESDFAAEVAAVSGKK, encoded by the coding sequence ATGGCAACGATCTCTGCTGGCATGGTCAAGGAACTGCGCGAGTCGACCGGCGCAGGCATGATGGACTGCAAGGCGGCGCTGACCGAAACCGCCGGCGACATGACGGCGGCGCAGGATTGGCTTCGCAAGAAGGGTCTGTCGAAGGCTGCCAAGAAGGCCGGCCGCGTTGCCGCTGAAGGCCTGATCGGCGCCGTGACCTCGGGCACCAAGGGCGTGGTCGTCGAAGTCAACTCCGAGACCGACTTCGTCGCCCGCAACGAGCAGTTCCAGGGCCTCGTCAAGATGGTCGCCCAGGTCGCGCTCAAGACCGGCGCCGACGTCGAAGCGATCAAGGCCGCCAAGGTCGGCGACGTCACGGTCGAGATCGCGATTTCGGACGCGATCGCCACCATCGGCGAAAACATGTCGCTGCGCCGTGCGGCCTTGCTAGAAGTCGGCAAGGGCGTGGTGGCGAGCTACGTCCATGGCGCGGTCATCGACGGCGCCGGCAAGATGGGCGTACTGGTGGCGCTCGAGTCCCCCGGCAAGACCGACGAACTCGCGGCCCTCGGCCGTCAGTTGGCCATGCATGTCGCCGCCACCAATCCGCTGGCGCTCGATCCGGCCGGGCTCGATCCCGTGACCGTGAAGCGCGAAAAGGACGTGTTGGCCGACAAGTATCGCCAGCAGGGCAAGGCCGAGAACTTGATCGAGAAGATCGTCGAGTCCGGTCTGAAGACCTATTACAAGGAAGTCTGCCTGCTCGAGCAGGCCTTCATCCACGATACCGGCAAGTCGGTGGCCCAGGCGGTCAAGGAAGCCGAAGGCAAGGTCGGCGGACCTGTGAAGATTACCGGCTTTGTGCGCTATGCTCTCGGCGAGGGAATCGAAAAGCAGGAATCCGATTTCGCAGCCGAAGTCGCGGCGGTCAGCGGCAAGAAATAA
- a CDS encoding 30S ribosomal protein S2, translated as MSVPDFSMRQLLEAGVHFGHQSHRWNPKMAEFIFGARNNIHIIDLAQTVPLLHKALTAVSDTVAKGGRILFVGTKRQAQDGVAEAAKRSAQYFVNSRWLGGTLTNWKTISGSIKRLRHLDEVLSSGDANAYTKKERLTLQRERDKLDRSLGGIKDMGGLPDMIFVIDTNKEDIAIQEAQRLNIPVAAIVDTNSDPKGITYVVPGNDDAGRAISLYCDLVARAAIDGISRAQGESGIDTGAFTKPVVQEELPAAQPTGFQGLAGPRGTADNLKKLTGVSGAIEKKFNDLGIFHYWQLAELDHATAHKIGEEVGLPSRADGWVAQAKTLTAEAE; from the coding sequence ATGTCGGTACCCGATTTTTCTATGCGCCAGCTGCTTGAAGCCGGCGTGCACTTTGGCCACCAATCCCACCGCTGGAATCCGAAAATGGCAGAGTTCATTTTCGGCGCCCGCAACAACATCCATATCATCGATCTCGCCCAGACCGTGCCGTTGCTGCATAAGGCGCTGACGGCGGTCTCGGACACCGTCGCCAAGGGCGGCCGTATCCTGTTCGTCGGCACCAAGCGCCAGGCGCAGGACGGCGTTGCCGAGGCTGCGAAGCGTTCGGCGCAGTACTTCGTCAATTCGCGCTGGCTCGGCGGCACGCTGACCAACTGGAAGACGATTTCGGGCTCGATCAAGCGCCTGCGTCACCTCGATGAGGTGCTCTCCTCGGGCGATGCCAACGCCTACACCAAGAAGGAGCGGCTGACGCTGCAGCGCGAGCGCGACAAGCTCGACCGTTCGCTCGGCGGCATCAAGGACATGGGCGGGCTTCCCGACATGATCTTCGTGATCGACACCAACAAGGAAGACATCGCGATCCAGGAAGCGCAGCGGCTCAACATTCCCGTTGCCGCGATCGTCGATACCAATTCCGATCCCAAGGGCATCACCTATGTCGTGCCGGGCAATGACGATGCCGGCCGCGCCATCTCGCTGTATTGCGACCTGGTGGCCCGCGCCGCCATCGACGGCATTTCGCGCGCCCAGGGCGAGTCCGGGATCGACACCGGCGCCTTCACCAAGCCGGTTGTTCAGGAAGAACTTCCGGCCGCACAGCCGACCGGCTTCCAGGGTCTGGCCGGCCCGCGCGGCACCGCCGACAACCTCAAGAAGCTCACCGGCGTGTCGGGTGCGATCGAGAAGAAATTCAACGATCTCGGCATCTTCCACTACTGGCAGCTCGCCGAACTCGACCACGCCACCGCGCACAAGATCGGCGAAGAGGTCGGACTTCCGAGCCGCGCCGATGGCTGGGTCGCCCAGGCCAAGACGCTGACCGCGGAAGCGGAATAA
- a CDS encoding carboxymuconolactone decarboxylase family protein, translated as MSGVQPCRRTRGRRHSPQIPRAALGVAFTTQCAYCIDTHTRHAVAYGASKQEIAEAAFVAAAVKAGGALAHSLLALRIFDQEKGGSVSVSARR; from the coding sequence ATTTCTGGCGTTCAACCATGCCGTCGAACGCGAGGACGGCGTCATTCCCCGCAAATACCGCGAGCTGCGCTCGGTGTCGCTTTCACCACCCAGTGCGCCTACTGCATCGATACCCATACGCGACATGCCGTTGCGTACGGCGCCAGCAAGCAGGAGATCGCGGAGGCTGCGTTTGTTGCGGCGGCCGTCAAGGCCGGTGGTGCGCTGGCGCATTCACTGCTGGCGTTACGGATTTTCGATCAGGAGAAGGGCGGTAGCGTGAGCGTCAGCGCCCGGCGTTAA
- a CDS encoding VOC family protein: MPNFSFVLLYVENPPASAGFYADLLGRPVIETSPTFAMLPLTDGVMLGLWSRQTVEPAATSQSGASEVAFTVKDAAAVEATFADWKRRGLTIIQQPQRMDFGHTFVAVDPDGHRLRVFAPEAA; this comes from the coding sequence ATGCCGAACTTCAGTTTTGTCCTGCTCTATGTCGAGAACCCGCCGGCCAGCGCCGGCTTCTATGCGGACCTGCTCGGCCGCCCCGTCATCGAGACCTCGCCCACCTTTGCGATGCTGCCGCTGACGGATGGCGTGATGCTCGGATTGTGGTCACGCCAAACCGTCGAGCCCGCCGCCACATCGCAATCGGGCGCCAGCGAAGTCGCTTTCACGGTCAAGGACGCCGCCGCCGTCGAGGCAACGTTTGCCGACTGGAAACGGCGCGGCCTGACGATCATCCAGCAGCCCCAACGCATGGATTTCGGCCACACCTTCGTGGCCGTCGATCCCGATGGGCACCGGCTGCGCGTGTTTGCTCCGGAGGCCGCATGA
- a CDS encoding EVE domain-containing protein: MTTNWVAKNWVAVASAEHVRIGRSKGFMQVCHGKAAPLRRIQPGDGVVYYSPTSVFRSKDQLQSFTAIGIVRDGAPYQAGMDGGFMPFRRDVSWCATEDAPIKPLIGRLAFTTAKRNWGFQLRFGLFEISEHDMATIAAAMGASLSPP; encoded by the coding sequence ATGACCACGAACTGGGTTGCCAAGAACTGGGTTGCGGTCGCTTCGGCCGAACATGTTCGTATCGGCCGGAGCAAGGGCTTCATGCAGGTCTGTCACGGCAAGGCCGCGCCGCTGCGGCGGATCCAGCCCGGCGACGGCGTGGTCTACTACTCGCCGACATCAGTGTTTCGCAGCAAGGATCAATTGCAGTCGTTTACGGCGATCGGCATCGTGCGCGACGGCGCCCCCTATCAAGCTGGCATGGACGGCGGCTTCATGCCGTTTCGCCGCGATGTCAGTTGGTGCGCCACTGAAGACGCGCCGATCAAGCCGCTGATCGGCCGGCTCGCTTTCACGACGGCGAAACGCAATTGGGGCTTTCAACTGCGCTTCGGGCTGTTCGAGATTTCCGAGCACGACATGGCGACGATCGCGGCCGCGATGGGGGCATCGCTGTCACCTCCATAA